The Bacillota bacterium genome has a window encoding:
- a CDS encoding helix-turn-helix transcriptional regulator: protein MRRYRLIEARKEHGWTQAQVAERLGVTPSFYGMIEQGSRNPRLPLALAMENLFGIPASELFPDLFYANKPNVLLGNEETTTAEAVNQ from the coding sequence ATGAGACGGTATCGCTTAATTGAAGCCAGGAAAGAGCACGGTTGGACACAGGCCCAGGTTGCCGAGAGACTGGGCGTTACGCCAAGTTTCTACGGCATGATTGAGCAAGGGAGCAGAAATCCCAGGTTGCCATTGGCATTAGCCATGGAAAACCTGTTCGGCATCCCCGCATCGGAACTTTTCCCCGACTTATTTTATGCCAACAAACCAAACGTACTGTTGGGTAACGAAGAAACCACGACCGCCGAGGCGGTCAACCAGTAA